A genome region from Nitrospira sp. includes the following:
- a CDS encoding ATP-binding cassette domain-containing protein, whose protein sequence is MSRAVAIEVSHLRKTYEKVQAVEDLSFQVYAGEIFGLLGPNGAGKSTTLRILITLLHPTSGSATILGMDSVKDADRVRKTIGYVPQERAIDRFLTGREHLELLADLYHLSPEEASARIPRLLKLVELEQQADRPAKTYSGGMKRKLDIACGLLPDPKILFLDEPTLGLDVQSRLRIWDHVRAMRERGITVVMTTNYLDEADQLCDRIAIIDGGRIKALGAPHELKVGLGGDLVSLTVREHDRVELLAAAVKDLPAIRAVTTTPTGLDIRVDSPEKALPAILDAANRLTCQLEFIDYHRPRLDDVFIAHTGRSIKDDQPKAENP, encoded by the coding sequence ATGTCGCGGGCGGTTGCCATTGAGGTGTCGCATCTCAGAAAAACCTACGAGAAAGTTCAGGCCGTCGAAGATCTGTCCTTTCAGGTCTACGCGGGAGAGATTTTCGGTCTGCTCGGCCCGAACGGTGCCGGGAAGAGTACCACCCTCCGCATTCTGATCACGTTGCTCCATCCCACATCTGGGTCGGCGACGATCCTCGGCATGGATTCGGTGAAGGATGCCGACCGTGTCAGGAAGACGATCGGATATGTACCTCAGGAGCGGGCGATCGATCGGTTTCTGACCGGACGGGAACATCTCGAGTTGCTCGCCGATCTGTATCATCTGTCGCCTGAAGAGGCGTCTGCGCGTATCCCCCGATTGTTGAAGCTCGTGGAGTTAGAGCAACAGGCCGATCGTCCCGCCAAGACCTACTCCGGCGGCATGAAACGGAAGCTGGATATTGCCTGCGGTCTCCTGCCCGATCCGAAGATCCTCTTTCTTGACGAGCCGACGCTCGGTTTGGATGTGCAGAGTCGCCTCCGCATTTGGGACCATGTCCGGGCCATGCGCGAGCGCGGCATCACCGTCGTCATGACCACAAATTATCTGGATGAAGCCGATCAGCTCTGTGACCGGATCGCCATCATCGATGGCGGGCGGATCAAGGCCTTGGGCGCTCCCCATGAGTTGAAGGTCGGACTGGGTGGGGATCTGGTGTCGCTGACGGTGCGGGAACATGACCGCGTCGAGCTGCTGGCGGCTGCCGTGAAGGATCTGCCGGCCATTCGTGCCGTCACGACCACACCGACCGGGTTGGATATTCGAGTCGACTCACCGGAGAAGGCGTTGCCGGCCATTCTTGACGCAGCAAACCGCCTGACGTGTCAGCTGGAGTTCATCGACTATCACCGGCCGCGATTGGACGATGTGTTTATTGCCCATACGGGGCGATCCATTAAGGACGACCAGCCGAAGGCCGAGAACCCATAA
- a CDS encoding MBL fold metallo-hydrolase — MIRVTVLGSGTNVHPTRAAAGYLIQTDHTFLLDFGPRTLTNLIASGVDRHRITHILFSHFHADHFADFIPFFFDAVIFCKYQGGTRPPLTLIGPHGTATLMRAMMTTFPSFNRAPFRVTIREVSDRSFRLGDTRIKPATVTHAPRLHCVGYRIEYQDHVVTYSGDSLYCDSLVRLCHEAHLAILDCSFPENRPGAGHLHAGLCGRVAQEAGIDQLVLSHFYPIAEQYDVRGQAGNYFSGRIRMARDLLKLNG, encoded by the coding sequence ATGATCCGGGTCACAGTGCTGGGGTCGGGCACCAACGTGCACCCCACGCGCGCCGCAGCCGGATATCTCATCCAAACCGATCACACCTTTCTGCTCGATTTCGGCCCGCGCACCCTCACCAACTTGATTGCCAGCGGTGTCGACCGGCACCGGATTACGCACATTCTGTTTTCGCATTTCCACGCCGACCACTTCGCGGACTTTATCCCATTCTTCTTCGACGCCGTCATTTTCTGTAAGTATCAAGGCGGTACCAGGCCTCCGTTGACCCTCATCGGTCCGCATGGCACCGCCACCCTGATGCGCGCCATGATGACCACATTTCCGAGTTTCAACCGCGCGCCGTTTCGGGTCACGATTCGGGAGGTCTCCGATCGCAGCTTTCGCCTGGGCGACACCCGCATCAAACCCGCAACCGTGACCCATGCCCCCCGACTGCATTGCGTAGGCTACCGCATCGAGTACCAGGACCACGTCGTGACCTATTCGGGAGATTCCCTCTATTGCGACAGCCTGGTTCGGCTCTGTCACGAGGCCCATCTCGCCATCCTGGACTGTTCCTTTCCGGAAAACCGCCCTGGCGCAGGCCATCTCCATGCCGGGCTCTGCGGACGCGTAGCGCAAGAAGCCGGTATCGACCAGCTCGTGCTGTCCCATTTTTATCCGATTGCGGAACAGTATGACGTCCGCGGACAAGCGGGAAATTACTTCTCGGGACGAATTCGAATGGCGCGAGACCTGCTCAAGCTCAACGGGTAG
- a CDS encoding TIGR00300 family protein, with product MTASQETVFLQGHIIDSLILAKVLDTILMMGGTFDLQDVKIGATRDAPSQARIVVRAPSSRLLNEILRAIQPHGAAIEREADCCFEPAPASGVLPEGFYATSHLPTQIRLDGEWVEVEGMEMDLGIYVDPAKARARTIPMGAVTAGDLIVTGREGIRVTPLARPAERDVFGFMESLVSSERPHHPVIADIAQRMQKLREWHREGRPGAKVLFAGGPAIVHAGGREALTWLIESGYIHVLFCGNALAAHDMEAGLYGTSLGYGLTAGRSVPHGHEHHLRTINRIRAIGSIEAAVRSGVITDGIMAACVRREVKMVLAGTIRDDGPLPGVLTDSMAAQQAMRAEIPGVALALLVASTLHSIATGNLLPATVSTVCVDVNPAVPTKLADRGSFQAVGLVMDASSFLKELARELGWRA from the coding sequence ATGACCGCTTCGCAAGAAACCGTCTTTCTCCAAGGCCACATTATCGATTCGTTGATCCTGGCCAAGGTGCTGGACACGATTCTGATGATGGGCGGCACCTTTGATCTGCAGGACGTCAAGATTGGCGCGACCAGGGATGCGCCCTCTCAGGCGCGGATTGTCGTGCGCGCGCCGTCGAGTCGGCTGTTAAACGAGATCCTGCGAGCCATTCAGCCACACGGAGCTGCCATCGAGCGCGAAGCGGATTGTTGCTTCGAGCCGGCACCGGCTTCGGGGGTGCTCCCCGAAGGGTTCTATGCGACGTCACATCTGCCGACCCAGATTCGTCTTGATGGCGAGTGGGTGGAGGTGGAGGGCATGGAAATGGACCTCGGCATTTATGTGGATCCGGCCAAGGCTCGTGCCAGAACCATTCCGATGGGGGCCGTGACGGCGGGTGATTTGATCGTGACCGGCCGTGAGGGCATCAGAGTCACACCCCTCGCTCGTCCTGCCGAGCGCGATGTCTTCGGATTCATGGAATCTCTGGTTTCCTCGGAGCGGCCGCATCATCCTGTCATTGCCGACATCGCGCAGCGCATGCAGAAGTTACGCGAATGGCATCGCGAGGGGCGTCCTGGTGCCAAAGTGTTGTTTGCCGGCGGACCGGCCATCGTCCATGCGGGCGGGAGAGAAGCCCTGACCTGGTTAATCGAGTCCGGGTACATTCACGTCTTGTTTTGCGGCAACGCCTTGGCCGCGCACGATATGGAGGCGGGGTTGTACGGCACGTCGCTCGGGTATGGGCTTACGGCCGGCCGTTCGGTGCCGCATGGGCATGAGCATCACCTGCGTACCATCAATCGTATTCGTGCCATCGGCAGCATAGAAGCCGCGGTGCGGTCGGGTGTCATCACCGATGGAATCATGGCCGCTTGTGTGCGGCGTGAGGTGAAGATGGTGCTGGCAGGCACCATTCGAGACGATGGCCCCTTGCCCGGCGTGTTGACGGATTCCATGGCGGCGCAGCAGGCCATGCGCGCCGAAATTCCAGGGGTCGCGCTTGCCCTTCTGGTCGCGTCCACGCTGCACTCGATCGCGACCGGCAATTTGTTGCCGGCCACGGTTTCCACGGTGTGCGTCGACGTGAATCCGGCGGTGCCGACGAAATTGGCCGACCGCGGCAGTTTTCAGGCTGTGGGGCTGGTCATGGATGCCTCCTCCTTTCTCAAAGAACTCGCGCGAGAACTCGGGTGGCGTGCATGA
- a CDS encoding NAD(P)H-dependent glycerol-3-phosphate dehydrogenase, whose translation MRAVVQHVAVIGAGAWGTALARHLAEKQVPVCLWAHEPEVVQAIQLRRENAVYLPGVLLPPTLSATNVLADAITGADCLIFAVPSHVARPVLSRIATLLPQPIPFVSATKGIEEETLALVTQVMQAVLPAHMHESLLVLSGPSFASEVSRGKPTALCLAGRDAGMVKSIQSLFMTPNFRVYADDDLIGVQLGGALKNVMALAAGVVDGLELGHNARAALMTRGLAEMIRLGVAMGADPRTFYGLSGVGDLILTCTGPLSRNHSVGVRLGKGERLEGILASMQAVAEGVRTAKAALGLALRCGVDMPIVQEVNAVLFADKPCRQAVGDLMEREAKGEKGLS comes from the coding sequence ATGCGCGCAGTCGTTCAACACGTCGCGGTCATCGGTGCCGGAGCCTGGGGAACGGCGTTGGCCCGGCATCTGGCGGAGAAACAGGTGCCGGTGTGTCTGTGGGCTCACGAGCCGGAGGTGGTTCAAGCAATCCAGTTACGGCGTGAGAACGCAGTGTATTTGCCGGGCGTACTGCTTCCGCCGACCTTGTCGGCAACGAATGTTTTGGCCGATGCCATCACGGGCGCTGATTGCCTGATTTTTGCGGTGCCCTCGCATGTGGCGAGACCGGTATTGAGCCGGATCGCAACCTTATTGCCGCAGCCCATTCCGTTCGTCAGCGCGACGAAGGGTATTGAGGAAGAGACGCTGGCGCTCGTCACGCAGGTGATGCAGGCGGTGTTGCCTGCGCACATGCACGAGTCCCTCTTGGTGTTATCAGGGCCGAGTTTTGCCAGTGAGGTCAGCCGCGGGAAACCGACGGCGCTTTGTCTTGCTGGGCGAGATGCCGGCATGGTCAAGTCGATTCAGTCGTTGTTCATGACGCCGAACTTTCGAGTCTACGCGGATGATGACCTGATCGGGGTGCAACTCGGCGGCGCCTTGAAGAATGTGATGGCCCTGGCGGCCGGGGTCGTCGATGGGCTTGAACTGGGACATAACGCCCGCGCCGCGCTCATGACCCGCGGCCTGGCCGAAATGATTCGACTGGGTGTGGCGATGGGGGCCGATCCACGGACCTTCTATGGGCTTTCAGGCGTCGGCGACCTCATTCTCACCTGCACCGGTCCCTTGAGCCGTAATCACTCGGTCGGGGTACGACTGGGAAAGGGCGAGCGCCTGGAGGGAATTCTTGCGAGCATGCAAGCCGTGGCGGAAGGTGTGCGCACGGCAAAGGCGGCCTTGGGGCTCGCCCTGCGCTGCGGTGTGGATATGCCGATCGTGCAGGAGGTCAATGCCGTGCTCTTTGCCGACAAGCCTTGTCGTCAGGCGGTCGGTGACCTCATGGAGCGGGAAGCGAAGGGGGAGAAGGGGTTGTCATGA
- a CDS encoding HEAT repeat domain-containing protein, translating to MSPAMPRHAQSGQANLTTILLLLGLVVSGVWVWKRLSPDMQDLIIDQALPLAALSLAVLTLVWILIRKIIARRKKNQQRARLIALFESQTSREKQLKLAFAVIEVNEYRSVGLESIAPQLQELFVTTLKRALGDKQHQVRGMAASHLGVIGDDAAVAHLLVALEDDHAYVRSSAALGLGRLRATGAKDKLAYVSKEDWDQTVRSRAREALERIR from the coding sequence ATGTCGCCTGCCATGCCTCGTCACGCACAATCCGGCCAAGCTAATCTGACCACCATCCTCCTCCTGCTGGGGCTGGTGGTGTCCGGTGTGTGGGTGTGGAAGCGCTTGTCGCCGGATATGCAGGATCTTATTATCGATCAGGCCCTTCCTCTGGCTGCGCTGTCGCTTGCGGTCCTGACGTTGGTGTGGATCCTCATCAGGAAAATCATCGCCCGCCGCAAAAAAAATCAGCAGCGGGCTCGGTTGATCGCCCTGTTCGAGAGCCAGACCTCCCGCGAAAAACAACTCAAGCTGGCATTCGCGGTGATCGAGGTGAACGAATACCGGAGTGTCGGGCTCGAGTCGATTGCGCCGCAGCTCCAGGAACTCTTTGTCACCACGCTGAAACGTGCGTTAGGCGACAAACAACATCAGGTACGGGGAATGGCGGCGAGTCATCTGGGGGTGATCGGGGATGACGCAGCTGTGGCCCACCTGCTTGTGGCGCTGGAGGATGACCATGCCTACGTCCGCTCCAGTGCGGCGTTGGGGCTCGGTCGCTTGCGCGCGACCGGGGCCAAAGATAAGTTGGCCTATGTCAGCAAGGAAGACTGGGATCAAACGGTGCGGAGCCGGGCTCGCGAGGCGTTGGAGCGGATTCGATAA
- a CDS encoding transglutaminase-like domain-containing protein, giving the protein MFVNESQIRALIRLLGDEDERIVKTISGKLIDCGDSAVPLLQEAEIEQPEMADRILTVLEEIRGTRLEEELRDLIALPEDHIDLETGAFLLARYAYPTLDVQRYQRELDRMAQEVREQIGSRVSGEETVKALNRYLFTEAGFRGNTKNYYEVENSYLNCVLDRRTGIPISLSTVYLLIGKRLQLPVHGIGMPGHFLVKFDSDKYKIFIDCFNGGALLTEKNCARFLTEAGYGFEDRFLQKSSARAILARMIKNLLAIYNKLDEPLKKTRFPRFIEILGCEQREEGL; this is encoded by the coding sequence ATGTTTGTGAATGAAAGCCAAATACGGGCTTTGATCCGACTCCTCGGTGACGAGGACGAACGAATCGTCAAAACGATCAGCGGGAAGCTCATTGATTGTGGCGATTCCGCCGTGCCTCTGTTGCAAGAGGCGGAGATTGAGCAGCCGGAGATGGCTGATCGTATTCTGACGGTGTTGGAGGAAATCCGCGGGACGAGACTGGAAGAAGAACTTCGCGATCTCATTGCCCTTCCGGAGGATCACATCGATCTCGAAACGGGGGCGTTCCTGCTGGCCCGGTACGCGTATCCGACACTGGATGTACAGCGCTATCAGCGTGAGTTAGATCGCATGGCTCAGGAGGTCCGGGAGCAGATCGGATCCCGAGTCTCGGGGGAGGAGACCGTCAAGGCGCTCAATCGGTATCTCTTTACGGAAGCTGGCTTTCGAGGGAACACCAAGAACTATTATGAAGTCGAGAACAGTTATCTCAACTGCGTGCTGGATCGTCGAACGGGCATCCCGATCAGCCTTTCAACCGTGTACCTGCTCATTGGGAAACGGTTGCAGTTGCCGGTGCACGGGATCGGCATGCCGGGCCACTTCCTCGTGAAGTTCGATTCGGACAAGTATAAAATCTTCATCGACTGTTTCAATGGCGGTGCGTTGCTGACCGAGAAAAACTGCGCTCGTTTCTTGACGGAAGCCGGATATGGCTTCGAAGATCGGTTTCTCCAGAAGAGTTCTGCCCGGGCGATCCTCGCCCGCATGATCAAGAATCTACTCGCCATCTACAACAAGCTCGACGAGCCGCTGAAAAAGACCCGCTTCCCTCGCTTTATTGAAATATTAGGTTGTGAGCAGCGGGAAGAAGGGCTCTAG
- a CDS encoding tRNA pseudouridine(13) synthase TruD, which translates to MPLPSWLDDTVPYLTASVPALGGRIRSTPDDFCVEERPLYLPCGEGEHLYIRVKKRGLSTPDLVLRLASQLHVKAQTIGVAGLKDAQAVTTQMLSLQGVKAETVAALPTDERLLTLEVLGRHRNRLRKGHHAGNHFRLVIRDVRERSEDSLQQLFDELVRRGVPNYFGPQRQGRSGTNFQLGAELLQDATRRNKMPRNKRIWFMNAYQSHVFNHIVAKRIESIDRVFLGDWAMKSDNGACFPVEQPDIEQLRADRFEISPTGPLFGSRAPWATGEPGEIERAVVAELGTTPELLSSAGAECGFRGERRALRVRLNDLTWSLEGAVLTLGFWLPPGSYATSVLREVVKSND; encoded by the coding sequence ATGCCCCTCCCGTCTTGGCTCGATGACACCGTGCCCTATCTGACCGCCTCGGTTCCCGCCCTCGGCGGCCGAATTCGCAGCACGCCGGATGATTTTTGTGTGGAAGAACGCCCGCTGTATCTCCCCTGCGGCGAAGGCGAGCATCTGTATATCCGGGTGAAAAAGCGAGGTTTATCCACGCCGGATCTCGTCTTGCGACTCGCGTCCCAGCTTCACGTAAAGGCCCAGACCATCGGGGTGGCCGGACTGAAAGATGCCCAAGCCGTGACGACGCAGATGTTGTCCTTGCAGGGCGTGAAGGCCGAAACAGTGGCGGCACTCCCCACTGATGAGCGGTTGCTGACGCTGGAGGTGCTGGGACGCCACCGTAATCGGCTCCGCAAAGGGCATCACGCGGGGAACCATTTTCGTTTGGTGATTCGAGATGTCCGGGAGCGTAGCGAGGACTCCCTGCAGCAGTTGTTCGACGAATTGGTGCGCCGCGGTGTGCCCAACTACTTCGGTCCACAACGGCAAGGGCGATCAGGGACGAATTTTCAGCTCGGTGCTGAGTTGCTGCAGGACGCTACGCGTCGAAACAAGATGCCCCGCAATAAGCGTATCTGGTTCATGAATGCCTATCAGTCGCATGTGTTCAACCATATCGTTGCCAAACGGATCGAGAGCATCGACCGGGTGTTTCTGGGCGACTGGGCGATGAAATCGGACAACGGCGCCTGCTTTCCCGTCGAGCAACCGGACATCGAGCAGCTGCGAGCGGACCGGTTTGAGATCAGCCCGACCGGACCACTCTTCGGCTCTCGCGCCCCCTGGGCGACAGGCGAGCCTGGTGAGATTGAACGGGCTGTGGTCGCCGAGTTGGGCACTACGCCGGAACTCTTGTCCAGCGCCGGCGCAGAATGTGGGTTCCGTGGAGAACGGCGGGCCCTTCGCGTCCGTCTCAATGATCTGACCTGGTCGCTGGAGGGCGCGGTGCTCACGCTTGGATTCTGGCTCCCTCCCGGCTCCTATGCCACGAGCGTGCTGAGGGAAGTGGTGAAGAGCAACGACTAA
- a CDS encoding LON peptidase substrate-binding domain-containing protein — protein sequence MFLEPERDQSSRELSGKAQPFPVPERIPLFPLPNVVFFPKTYLPLHVFEPRYRQMVADATAGGQCIGMALLKEGWEDQYDGNPPIFSIGCVGRLASVQGLADGRSNILLQGLERYEIQEEFYEKSYREARVSLKPREGAVSMEPALRRYLTEVLDEYLKADEDASPLHSLVQPDVSDEVFVNSLSTYLDCTPLEKQFLLEADHVPQQARRLSDLIQFKLAERRGAGGWG from the coding sequence ATGTTTCTTGAGCCGGAACGCGACCAGTCCAGTCGAGAGTTATCGGGAAAGGCGCAGCCGTTTCCGGTACCGGAGCGCATTCCGTTGTTTCCCCTTCCCAACGTGGTGTTCTTTCCCAAGACCTATCTGCCTCTCCATGTGTTCGAGCCACGTTACCGTCAGATGGTAGCGGATGCGACCGCAGGAGGGCAATGCATCGGGATGGCGTTGCTCAAGGAAGGATGGGAAGACCAATACGACGGAAATCCTCCAATCTTTTCGATCGGGTGCGTCGGGCGATTGGCCAGCGTGCAGGGTTTAGCGGATGGCCGGTCGAACATCCTTCTTCAAGGCCTTGAGCGTTACGAAATTCAAGAAGAGTTTTACGAGAAGAGTTACCGCGAAGCCCGGGTCTCGCTGAAGCCGCGGGAGGGCGCGGTCTCGATGGAGCCGGCGTTGCGCCGCTATCTGACGGAGGTGCTCGACGAATATCTCAAGGCGGATGAGGACGCCTCGCCGTTGCACAGTTTGGTCCAGCCCGATGTGAGCGACGAAGTGTTCGTGAATTCCCTCTCGACGTATCTCGATTGTACTCCGCTGGAGAAGCAGTTTCTGCTGGAAGCGGACCATGTGCCGCAGCAGGCCCGCCGTCTCAGCGATCTCATCCAGTTCAAACTTGCGGAACGGCGCGGTGCCGGAGGGTGGGGCTGA
- a CDS encoding metallophosphoesterase produces MISSLMRWQELARIWIGHWLSRPFHHLFNLMPGIEIGLSEPAITRLSLVHAPLAGRRAVHLSDLHLDRYRPRHRALVRSVADLAPDWIFITGDLLNVRNGLPHMLRFMTELRRLAPVYVTLGNHDHYSGVRVDEFAEQFDRRKVTLLLNQVTFLPMGTGELALVGLDDPSLHRADLRCIPSPQAGRFTLVLAHAPNILDQLTPHHCVDLSLCGHSHAGQWRFPHIPTFWLPPGCHGRTNGMYSTGTHRLYVNRGIGWSVIPMRLNCSPEIVLLEWTA; encoded by the coding sequence ATGATTTCGTCCTTGATGCGATGGCAGGAGCTGGCGCGCATCTGGATCGGCCACTGGCTCAGCCGCCCCTTTCATCACCTGTTCAATCTGATGCCAGGGATCGAAATCGGCCTCTCCGAACCAGCCATCACTCGCCTCTCTCTCGTCCATGCTCCATTGGCGGGACGGCGCGCCGTACATCTCAGCGACCTCCATCTCGACCGCTACCGCCCTCGGCACCGCGCCCTGGTCCGCTCGGTCGCCGACCTCGCACCGGATTGGATCTTCATCACCGGCGATCTCCTAAACGTCCGGAACGGCCTTCCGCACATGCTTCGCTTCATGACGGAATTACGGCGTCTCGCGCCGGTCTACGTCACGCTCGGCAATCACGACCACTACAGTGGCGTTCGCGTAGACGAATTCGCCGAACAATTCGACCGTCGCAAGGTGACCCTGCTGCTCAACCAAGTCACGTTCTTGCCGATGGGCACCGGTGAACTGGCCCTTGTCGGGCTGGACGATCCGTCGCTGCACCGCGCGGATCTCCGTTGCATTCCTTCGCCGCAAGCCGGGCGTTTCACCCTGGTCCTGGCGCACGCGCCGAATATTCTGGACCAGCTTACGCCCCACCATTGTGTGGATCTCAGCCTATGTGGACACAGCCATGCGGGGCAGTGGCGGTTCCCCCACATTCCGACGTTCTGGTTGCCGCCGGGCTGCCACGGACGGACCAACGGCATGTACAGCACCGGCACCCACCGGCTCTACGTGAACCGTGGCATCGGCTGGTCGGTCATTCCCATGCGCCTGAATTGCTCGCCTGAGATCGTCCTCCTCGAATGGACCGCGTAA
- a CDS encoding MarR family transcriptional regulator — MELPDLKDDPHLKVLRPLVETYLAFWRTDSRHVRSLKLTPSQFDVIATLGDTEGLTCAELSTATLVTKGTLTGVLDRLEDKGLIRRTTVADDRRSTRICLTEKGDRLFKKTFAAHIAFIRPFFERALTPTEADHLRTLLLRLHRSFQENPTS; from the coding sequence ATGGAACTGCCCGACCTCAAAGACGATCCGCACCTCAAAGTCCTGCGCCCGTTGGTCGAGACCTACCTCGCCTTTTGGCGGACGGACAGCCGCCACGTGCGCTCGTTGAAGCTCACGCCGTCACAATTCGACGTGATTGCCACGTTAGGCGATACCGAAGGCCTCACCTGCGCTGAGCTCTCTACCGCCACCTTGGTGACGAAGGGCACCCTGACCGGTGTCCTAGACCGTCTGGAGGATAAGGGATTGATTCGGCGCACGACGGTGGCCGACGACCGACGAAGCACACGCATTTGCCTGACTGAGAAGGGCGACCGCCTGTTCAAGAAAACATTTGCGGCCCACATCGCGTTTATTCGCCCCTTCTTCGAACGCGCGCTCACGCCCACAGAAGCGGACCACTTACGCACGCTGCTCCTCCGCCTCCATCGGAGCTTTCAGGAGAACCCGACCTCATGA
- a CDS encoding ABC transporter permease yields MKEYWQEIRALTMRWVRRLSREKFSMLFTLVQPMLFWLIFFGNLFQRAADMQVTQASSYISFLTAGVVVMTVLNNGLAGGVDLLFDKENGFLERLMSTPIHRTSVILSRFIFVTTITSLQVLVILAVAWLFGVQPVTGLLGVAMILFIGMMFGVGLTAISMAMAFSVKSHGDFFSVLGFLSLPMIFLSSALVPLAAMPGWMGFLAQFNPMTWAIDAVRPLILQGWAEALPHVGMVIGVMVLFDALCLYGGARAFRRAIG; encoded by the coding sequence ATGAAGGAATATTGGCAGGAGATTCGGGCGCTGACGATGCGCTGGGTGAGGCGGCTGAGCCGTGAAAAGTTCAGCATGCTTTTTACGCTGGTTCAGCCGATGTTGTTTTGGCTGATCTTCTTCGGAAATTTGTTTCAACGCGCCGCGGACATGCAGGTGACGCAGGCGTCGAGTTACATTAGCTTTCTGACTGCCGGCGTGGTCGTGATGACGGTCTTAAACAACGGGCTGGCCGGAGGGGTGGATCTGCTCTTCGATAAGGAGAATGGGTTTCTCGAGCGGCTGATGTCCACGCCCATTCACCGCACCTCGGTCATCCTGAGCCGGTTCATTTTTGTGACGACCATCACCTCGCTGCAAGTGCTGGTTATTCTCGCGGTCGCGTGGTTGTTCGGTGTACAGCCTGTCACCGGACTGTTGGGAGTGGCGATGATCTTGTTCATCGGCATGATGTTCGGCGTCGGGTTAACCGCCATTTCGATGGCGATGGCCTTTTCAGTGAAAAGCCACGGTGATTTTTTCTCGGTTCTCGGGTTTCTCTCCCTGCCCATGATTTTCCTGAGCTCGGCCCTGGTGCCGCTGGCGGCGATGCCGGGCTGGATGGGCTTTCTCGCGCAGTTCAATCCCATGACCTGGGCCATTGATGCCGTACGTCCACTGATTCTTCAGGGGTGGGCCGAAGCGCTGCCCCACGTCGGCATGGTCATCGGCGTGATGGTGCTATTCGATGCCCTCTGTCTGTATGGGGGGGCGCGCGCCTTCCGACGGGCGATCGGATGA
- a CDS encoding zinc ribbon domain-containing protein, with protein sequence MKPCPACGRALPEINRYCTHCGAGVDADTGLRPAATPAGSTREQLNLQILYGMVTVLIVSVLMPPWESPPSQPPLFLGFHFILSPPQPDAIVSRLLLTIELTTTAIAGMYLSFLFRTKP encoded by the coding sequence ATGAAACCCTGCCCAGCCTGCGGGCGTGCCTTGCCGGAAATCAACCGCTACTGTACCCACTGCGGAGCGGGAGTTGACGCCGACACCGGCTTGAGACCAGCGGCGACTCCTGCCGGATCGACTCGCGAACAGCTGAACCTGCAGATCCTGTATGGGATGGTCACCGTCCTGATTGTCTCCGTGCTGATGCCGCCATGGGAAAGCCCGCCCTCACAGCCACCGCTCTTTCTCGGCTTTCATTTCATTCTCTCCCCGCCGCAACCGGATGCCATCGTCAGCCGACTGTTGCTCACGATTGAGCTCACCACGACCGCCATCGCCGGGATGTACCTATCATTTCTCTTTCGTACGAAACCGTAA
- a CDS encoding arginine deiminase-related protein: protein MSRLLVCPPDYFQIDYEINPWMRRDNSVDPARAVNQWHALMNTLEQDVGVALERMQPVEGLPDLVFTANAGVVVGRRAMVSCFRYPERQREEVHFARWFREHGYEVLTLEKALYFEGAGDLLGFPDAWFGGYRQRSDIRAFPRLSEIFQREIIPLELIDSRFYHLDTCFCPLSGGELLYLPSAFDSYGQAAIEQRVAAEQRLAVPEEEALRFACNAVCVGKQVVIPAGCPRTTTLLETRGYRTHPVQLDEFMKSGGAAKCLTLALD from the coding sequence ATGAGTCGCCTGCTGGTGTGTCCCCCCGATTATTTCCAAATCGATTACGAGATCAATCCCTGGATGCGGCGGGACAACAGCGTGGACCCGGCGCGGGCGGTGAATCAGTGGCACGCACTGATGAACACCTTAGAACAGGATGTGGGTGTCGCGCTCGAGCGGATGCAGCCGGTTGAGGGCTTGCCGGATCTGGTCTTTACGGCCAATGCGGGAGTGGTTGTCGGTCGTCGCGCGATGGTGAGTTGCTTCCGATACCCGGAACGACAGCGGGAGGAAGTGCACTTTGCGCGATGGTTTCGCGAGCATGGATATGAGGTGCTGACACTCGAGAAGGCGCTCTATTTCGAAGGGGCCGGCGACCTGCTCGGGTTCCCTGATGCCTGGTTCGGCGGATATCGTCAGCGATCGGATATACGGGCGTTCCCGAGGTTAAGCGAGATCTTTCAACGGGAAATCATTCCACTCGAATTAATCGACAGTCGGTTCTACCATTTGGACACCTGCTTCTGCCCGCTCAGCGGCGGCGAACTGCTCTATCTCCCCTCCGCATTTGACTCCTACGGTCAGGCGGCCATCGAGCAACGGGTCGCGGCAGAACAGCGACTTGCGGTCCCTGAAGAAGAAGCGCTCAGATTTGCCTGCAATGCGGTGTGTGTCGGCAAGCAGGTGGTGATCCCAGCCGGGTGCCCGCGCACCACGACACTCCTGGAAACACGCGGTTATCGCACCCATCCCGTCCAGCTGGATGAATTTATGAAGTCAGGCGGCGCCGCCAAGTGCCTGACTCTCGCACTGGATTAA